A genomic window from Microbacterium sp. H1-D42 includes:
- a CDS encoding PadR family transcriptional regulator, which produces MSPAVFSHGDLRLYLLALLAEAPQHGYGIIQALTDRTGGTYTPSAGTIYPRLAKLEEEGLVTKTVDGRTTIYAITDAGRAELASREEDLVGIEEGLSDSVRLIASEVRQSVQEAMRSLRADLATAAQDEKRSAKERTRAEGMSDERVTSREHLQRADAAINSFRAQVRTDLRTHVARGGVLSESVVKDLERAMDDAAHEVTRALAARSE; this is translated from the coding sequence ATGAGCCCCGCCGTCTTCTCGCACGGCGACCTGCGCCTGTACCTGCTCGCACTGCTGGCCGAGGCACCGCAGCACGGCTATGGCATCATCCAGGCGCTCACCGACCGCACCGGCGGAACCTACACGCCCAGCGCCGGCACGATCTATCCACGACTGGCGAAGCTCGAGGAAGAGGGCCTGGTCACCAAGACCGTCGATGGCCGCACCACGATCTACGCCATCACCGATGCCGGTCGCGCCGAGCTCGCATCCCGCGAGGAGGACCTCGTCGGCATCGAGGAGGGACTCTCCGACTCGGTGCGCCTGATCGCCAGCGAGGTGCGCCAGAGCGTGCAGGAGGCCATGCGCAGCCTTCGGGCCGACCTCGCCACCGCCGCACAGGACGAGAAGCGCTCGGCGAAGGAGCGCACACGGGCCGAGGGGATGAGCGACGAGCGCGTCACCAGCCGCGAGCACCTTCAGCGGGCTGATGCTGCGATCAACTCATTCCGGGCACAGGTGCGCACCGACCTGCGCACGCACGTGGCCCGCGGCGGCGTTCTGTCGGAATCCGTCGTCAAGGATCTCGAGCGCGCAATGGACGACGCCGCCCACGAGGTCACCCGCGCCCTGGCCGCCCGGTCGGAGTAA
- a CDS encoding FCD domain-containing protein, whose product MPLQPVPRASLSDHVVEKLRDEIAEGNWPVGERIPPETELMAQLGVARGTLREALRALQYSGMLEIRRGDGTFVRARSEVPGALARSGAALEHVLEARAALEPPLARLAAARATEADITRIEELLALRSGAEGDEWLDADVAVHEAIAAAAGNPILFEVYSALLPQLREYVRLGAERDGFRRDDPRGHEDLLDAIRRRDGAAAAESARANLEAMSALYNDGD is encoded by the coding sequence GTGCCTCTGCAGCCCGTGCCCCGCGCCTCCCTCAGTGACCACGTCGTCGAGAAGCTGCGCGATGAGATCGCCGAGGGCAACTGGCCCGTCGGCGAGCGCATCCCACCCGAAACCGAGCTGATGGCCCAGCTGGGCGTCGCCCGCGGCACCCTGCGCGAGGCGCTGCGGGCATTGCAGTACAGCGGCATGCTCGAGATCCGTCGCGGCGATGGCACCTTCGTGCGGGCGCGCAGCGAAGTGCCAGGAGCCCTCGCACGCTCAGGCGCCGCCCTCGAACACGTGCTCGAGGCGCGCGCAGCACTGGAGCCGCCATTGGCCCGCCTGGCTGCGGCGCGCGCGACCGAGGCGGACATCACCCGGATCGAAGAACTGCTCGCGCTCCGCTCAGGCGCCGAGGGTGATGAATGGCTCGATGCGGATGTCGCTGTGCACGAGGCGATCGCGGCTGCGGCCGGCAATCCGATCCTCTTCGAGGTCTACAGCGCGCTGCTCCCCCAGCTGCGTGAATACGTGCGCCTCGGGGCCGAACGCGACGGGTTCCGCCGTGACGACCCTCGCGGCCACGAAGACCTCTTGGACGCCATCCGGCGCCGTGACGGAGCTGCCGCCGCGGAGAGCGCCCGCGCCAACCTCGAGGCGATGTCGGCGCTGTACAACGACGGCGACTGA
- a CDS encoding Pr6Pr family membrane protein — protein sequence MLTRRIFGWSRLLAAVVCIVALVHRMLWGMGGQTIAGDNFFAYLTIQSNAAFAALAIVAGIVALRTDEDPRWLTTARALVLSWTITAGLAFALIVWQAGVRGIPITVPWSDVVLHFVLPAWSIVAWVLGPGRRGASWWVVPAVLLYPIAWGIFTIWRGAVIGWYPYYFLDSRQVSGLPEMIVSCAVALSIFALVAAALVLLSRAHPTAGVARVSPGPARAAVRRTSVTPVRRPSHPVS from the coding sequence GTGCTGACGAGAAGGATCTTCGGATGGTCGCGTCTGCTCGCTGCGGTCGTGTGCATCGTCGCGCTCGTGCATCGGATGCTGTGGGGCATGGGCGGTCAGACGATCGCCGGCGACAACTTCTTCGCCTACCTGACCATTCAGTCCAACGCTGCCTTCGCGGCACTCGCGATCGTCGCCGGCATCGTCGCGCTGCGCACTGACGAGGATCCGCGATGGCTGACCACCGCGCGAGCACTGGTACTGAGCTGGACGATCACCGCGGGTCTGGCGTTCGCGTTGATCGTCTGGCAGGCGGGCGTGCGGGGCATCCCGATCACGGTGCCGTGGTCTGATGTGGTGCTGCATTTCGTGCTCCCCGCCTGGTCGATCGTCGCCTGGGTGCTCGGCCCTGGGCGACGTGGGGCGTCGTGGTGGGTGGTGCCGGCGGTGCTGCTGTATCCGATCGCGTGGGGGATCTTCACGATCTGGCGCGGAGCGGTGATCGGCTGGTACCCCTATTACTTCCTCGACTCGCGGCAGGTGTCAGGGCTGCCGGAGATGATCGTCAGCTGCGCTGTCGCGCTGTCGATCTTCGCGCTCGTCGCGGCAGCACTGGTGCTGCTCAGCCGCGCCCACCCGACAGCGGGGGTCGCGCGGGTCAGCCCTGGTCCGGCTCGAGCGGCGGTGCGAAGAACGTCAGTGACGCCAGTGCGGCGACCTTCGCATCCCGTGAGCTGA
- a CDS encoding DUF4097 family beta strand repeat-containing protein: MTEKWLIAPGEERVIDIASASKLKVGLVGGQVDVIAHDEPGIRIEVHGVTTKELRIESDGGQIEIDHPQIGWDNFLDVFRNFGAGGPKAEVSIAVPRGIALTLGVVSAGALVSGIRNDAKLNTVSGDIIADSITGDLTVNSVSGDVQVRGLVGSINANSVSGDVAVTGTMRKATVDTVSGDVLVDAIGDMNTINLNTVSGGMKIRLDETLPANYALRSLSGKLMVDGVQRSSGGLGSYNGQMGELAGSFVDVRANSVSGGVAVLRRPQVSVADDAEWES, encoded by the coding sequence ATGACCGAGAAGTGGCTCATCGCCCCCGGCGAAGAACGCGTCATCGACATCGCCTCCGCATCCAAGCTCAAGGTCGGGCTCGTGGGCGGACAGGTCGATGTCATCGCACACGACGAACCCGGCATCCGCATCGAGGTGCACGGCGTCACCACGAAGGAACTGCGCATCGAATCCGATGGCGGCCAGATCGAGATCGATCACCCCCAGATCGGCTGGGACAACTTCCTCGATGTCTTCCGCAACTTCGGCGCCGGCGGCCCGAAGGCCGAGGTCAGCATCGCGGTCCCCCGCGGCATCGCCCTCACGCTCGGCGTCGTCAGCGCCGGTGCGCTCGTCTCCGGCATCCGCAACGACGCCAAGCTGAACACCGTCTCGGGCGACATCATCGCCGACAGCATCACCGGCGACCTCACCGTCAACTCCGTCTCCGGCGACGTGCAGGTGCGCGGCCTGGTGGGCTCCATCAACGCGAACAGCGTCTCGGGCGACGTGGCCGTCACGGGCACGATGCGCAAGGCGACCGTCGACACGGTCTCGGGCGACGTGCTCGTCGACGCCATCGGCGACATGAACACGATCAACCTCAACACCGTCTCGGGTGGCATGAAGATCCGCCTCGACGAGACCCTGCCCGCCAACTACGCGCTGCGCAGCCTGAGTGGCAAGCTCATGGTCGACGGCGTCCAGCGCTCCAGCGGGGGCCTCGGCAGCTACAACGGCCAGATGGGCGAACTCGCCGGCAGCTTCGTCGACGTGCGCGCCAACTCGGTCTCGGGTGGCGTCGCAGTGCTGCGCCGGCCGCAGGTCTCGGTCGCCGACGACGCGGAGTGGGAATCATGA
- a CDS encoding FAD-dependent oxidoreductase → MSITRRTLLVGAGTGAVAVLLAACTPEPEPKPTKTATPAPKPTAPANVPAPAGWARSTWSTDPYSFGAVSYVPAGSDPKRRETLGTPVMERVFFAGEATDSVHPGTVLGSIDSGRRAGMGVLAAASDSERIAVIGAGAAGVAAARTIGDAGLSVTLFEARERTGGRLLSTVDDDWPVPVQLGAWLISEEDVAALDDRLITISDKRIRLDSAVGWSAEGATDTVDGTPIIQAVERASGLPADLPITDALEQNGADPADPTLAAALAWLAATSGADPTLASSWYPPAFAPDALNGLTGDLSAFIEELLTEIDVTLASPVVRVAYDERGVSLRMGTGESLSFDRVIVTAPLGVLQQQGIEFAPALPFEHRGAIADLAPGYLETVWMRFDEPFWEAGETIWHVVGGDGLIRTWLNLQPVTGEPVLVGLVGGGAAAQFAALSSRDAKVAALASLTFFAPPLEPDQG, encoded by the coding sequence ATGAGCATCACTCGCCGCACTCTGCTCGTCGGTGCCGGCACCGGCGCCGTCGCGGTTCTTCTCGCGGCATGCACGCCGGAGCCGGAGCCGAAGCCGACCAAGACGGCCACGCCGGCGCCGAAGCCCACAGCGCCCGCCAATGTGCCCGCCCCGGCAGGCTGGGCGCGGTCGACCTGGTCGACCGACCCCTACTCCTTCGGTGCGGTCAGCTACGTTCCCGCAGGCTCCGACCCCAAACGTCGCGAGACCCTCGGGACGCCGGTCATGGAGCGGGTCTTCTTCGCAGGAGAGGCGACGGACTCGGTCCACCCGGGCACGGTGCTCGGCTCCATCGACTCGGGCCGCCGAGCGGGCATGGGCGTGCTCGCGGCAGCATCCGATTCCGAGCGCATCGCCGTGATCGGCGCCGGCGCCGCCGGTGTCGCCGCCGCACGCACCATCGGTGACGCAGGCCTCTCCGTGACCCTCTTCGAAGCCCGAGAGCGCACCGGCGGCCGCCTCCTCAGCACCGTGGACGACGACTGGCCCGTCCCCGTGCAGCTGGGCGCCTGGCTGATCAGCGAAGAGGATGTCGCGGCGCTCGATGACCGGCTCATCACGATCAGCGACAAGCGGATCCGTCTCGACTCGGCCGTCGGCTGGTCGGCCGAAGGGGCGACCGACACCGTCGACGGCACGCCCATCATCCAAGCGGTCGAGCGCGCCAGTGGCCTGCCGGCAGACCTGCCCATCACCGACGCGCTCGAGCAGAACGGCGCCGACCCGGCGGATCCTACCCTCGCCGCAGCACTGGCCTGGCTGGCCGCGACCAGCGGGGCCGACCCGACCCTGGCATCCAGCTGGTATCCGCCGGCCTTCGCGCCGGATGCCCTCAATGGGCTGACCGGCGACCTGAGCGCCTTCATCGAGGAGCTCCTCACCGAGATCGACGTGACGCTGGCCTCACCCGTCGTGCGCGTCGCGTACGACGAGCGCGGCGTCAGCCTGCGGATGGGTACGGGCGAGTCGCTGTCATTCGACCGCGTCATCGTCACCGCCCCGCTCGGCGTGCTGCAGCAGCAGGGCATCGAGTTCGCACCTGCCCTGCCGTTCGAGCATCGCGGCGCCATCGCCGACCTCGCCCCCGGGTACCTCGAGACCGTGTGGATGCGCTTCGACGAGCCGTTCTGGGAGGCAGGCGAGACCATCTGGCACGTCGTCGGAGGTGACGGTCTCATCCGCACATGGCTCAACCTGCAGCCCGTCACCGGCGAGCCTGTGCTCGTCGGTCTGGTCGGCGGCGGCGCCGCTGCGCAGTTCGCCGCACTCAGCTCACGGGATGCGAAGGTCGCCGCACTGGCGTCACTGACGTTCTTCGCACCGCCGCTCGAGCCGGACCAGGGCTGA
- a CDS encoding MerR family transcriptional regulator, protein MDWSIQEIARLAGTTSRTLRHYDDIGLLAPARIAGNGYRHYDQAALVRLQRILLLRELGLGLPQIAEVLDRGSSEASALETHLAWLRQEQDRMLRQIASVESTITALREGEAIMAENMFDGFDHTQYKEEVENRWGKKAYADSDRWWRGMSADERSAWQQRVAALSGDWASAAESGIDPASDEAQALARRHVEWLTGVPGTPASTPGGDLKGYVLGLAEMYAADERFAANYATSAGGTVGAEFVRDALRVYAEGNL, encoded by the coding sequence ATGGACTGGTCGATCCAGGAGATCGCACGACTTGCCGGCACCACCAGCAGGACGCTGCGTCACTACGACGACATCGGGCTGCTGGCCCCTGCGCGCATCGCGGGCAACGGCTACCGGCACTACGACCAGGCGGCGCTCGTGCGCCTGCAGCGCATCCTGCTGCTGCGCGAGCTCGGCCTTGGCCTGCCGCAGATCGCCGAGGTGCTCGATCGCGGGTCATCCGAGGCGTCCGCCCTCGAGACCCACCTCGCCTGGCTTCGCCAGGAGCAGGATCGGATGCTACGCCAGATCGCCTCTGTCGAATCCACCATCACCGCACTTCGAGAAGGAGAAGCCATCATGGCAGAGAACATGTTCGACGGGTTCGACCACACCCAGTACAAGGAAGAGGTCGAGAACCGCTGGGGCAAGAAGGCCTACGCCGACAGCGACCGCTGGTGGCGCGGCATGAGCGCCGATGAGCGCAGCGCATGGCAGCAGCGGGTCGCCGCCCTCAGCGGCGACTGGGCATCCGCCGCCGAGAGCGGCATCGATCCGGCATCCGATGAGGCGCAGGCACTCGCCCGCCGCCACGTGGAGTGGCTCACCGGTGTGCCTGGCACCCCGGCATCCACCCCAGGCGGCGACCTCAAGGGCTACGTGCTCGGCCTCGCCGAGATGTACGCCGCAGACGAGCGCTTCGCCGCCAACTACGCGACTTCGGCCGGCGGCACCGTCGGAGCGGAATTCGTCCGCGATGCGCTGCGGGTGTACGCGGAGGGGAACCTGTAG
- a CDS encoding universal stress protein, with product MTDSTPPASDEAAQNAALQKAVIVGLQPGQPEHVLEEALRYAKLLGAPLVVVHVDVTRFVTFEDPDGYVHSAPIDLNLDAGVAEFEDVQKTAEQMLEKADIVWTARQLVGDPALAIKHLAEKLDAQLIVVGTRKRGFGESIREFFTGSVAARLAHRQHRSVLVVPQEEPVPDDQEDVWNE from the coding sequence ATGACCGATTCCACTCCTCCAGCATCCGACGAAGCGGCACAGAATGCCGCCCTCCAGAAGGCCGTCATCGTCGGGTTGCAACCCGGTCAACCCGAGCACGTGCTCGAAGAGGCATTGCGCTATGCGAAGCTGCTCGGTGCGCCGCTCGTCGTCGTGCACGTCGACGTCACCCGCTTCGTCACCTTCGAGGATCCGGACGGGTACGTGCACTCCGCTCCCATCGATCTGAACCTCGATGCCGGAGTCGCCGAGTTCGAGGATGTGCAGAAGACCGCCGAGCAGATGCTCGAGAAGGCCGACATCGTCTGGACCGCTCGGCAGCTGGTCGGTGACCCTGCGCTGGCGATCAAGCACCTCGCTGAGAAGCTCGACGCGCAGCTGATCGTCGTCGGCACCCGCAAGCGCGGGTTCGGCGAGTCGATTCGCGAGTTCTTCACCGGCTCGGTCGCTGCGCGTCTGGCGCACCGCCAGCACCGCTCGGTGCTCGTCGTGCCTCAGGAGGAGCCGGTTCCAGACGACCAGGAGGACGTCTGGAACGAGTAA